In Candidatus Acetothermia bacterium, the genomic window TCGGGGATGAGCCCTTTTCGCTTCCACCGGTAGAGCTGACCGTAGGAAATGCCGGTCAGCTCCAGGACATCCTTCTTGGCGATCAGCTCCTCGTCCATGGCGGTGTCGCCCTACCGCCGGCTGGCGGCAGGGGAAAGCACGGAGCGCAGGAGCCCCCAGCGCCGGGGGCACTGCTCCTCGCCCCTAGCGGGATACGGATCCCACCGGCAGACCTCTTCCAGGAACGACCCATGCATCAACATGCTGGCCACCTCCTACGAGGGGCCAGTATAACATAACACTGTTACTCTGTCAAGGGTCAGCGGGCGACCACCCCTACCCCCTGGACGAGGAACGGAGGAGTGTACACGCTCCCGTGCACCCATTCCGCCTCCCCTCCCACGGCGAGGACGCCCTGCTTGAGCACGTCGTAGGCGTTCCCGGCGATCATCGTGTTCTTGACCCGGCCCACGACCCGGCCCTGTTTCACCGCGAACCCGACGCCGACGTTGTTGGAGAACGCCCCGGACTGGACGTTGCCCTGACCCAGGCCCAGCACGTCCACCACGATCAACCCGTCCTTCATGTCGCGGATGAGCTCGTCCAGGTCCCCCTCCCCGGGCTGAATCACGATGTTACGCGGGGCTGGCGCGGGCGGGTTGCGGAACCCACCCCCGCCCAGCGGGGACCCCTTC contains:
- a CDS encoding TldD/PmbA family protein; amino-acid sequence: LRYLRWGKTVATPPTGTPPVLFSPTGMTVLLLPLMVGFSGLSVFLGTSPLKGRLGEHAFDRRLSIVDDGTIPFGPRSRAFDDEGLPTSRLPLVEDGVVQGFFYDLRAAALASAEPTGNGMKGSPLGGGGFRNPPAPAPRNIVIQPGEGDLDELIRDMKDGLIVVDVLGLGQGNVQSGAFSNNVGVGFAVKQGRVVGRVKNTMIAGNAYDVLKQGVLAVGGEAEWVHGSVYTPPFLVQGVGVVAR